GCCCAGGTCAGTCTCGCCTGGCTGCGCTCGAAGGACAACGTCGTCGCGATCCCGAAGGCGACCAGTCGGGCACACATCGAGGACAACTACGCGAGCCTCGACCTGGAACTCGACGAGGAGGACATCGCGACGATCGACGGGATCGAACGCGAGGATCGCCACCTCGACTTCGACACAGCACCCTGGAACTAGGGTCAGAAAACGAGGCAACAGTCCGTCTCGACCAGTCTGCGCCGATCAGTTCGCGCCGACCTCGTAGGTGTCGAGTGTCACCGTCTGCGCTCCGGCCGCGCCCAGCGGCCGGCCGGTCCATCGCACCTCGACGGTCACACCGGCAGTCAGGGGGAAGCCGACCGTCCGATCGGCGTCGAAGTAGTCGCCGTCACCGTCGGTGTCGATCGTCGGATCGTCGAGCGAGAGCGTCCCGCCGGGAGCGAGTCGCTCGCTGCCGTCTTCGGACCAGTTCACGGTCGCCACGTTCGTCCCCGCCTCGTCGGTCACGACGAGCGAGAGTTGCGCCGCCGAGACGGTGTCGCCACCGGCGTGGGTGATCGTCACGGTGTGCGTGTCGGCGTCGTAAGAGCCGTCGAAGGAGGCCGTCGGCGGGTCGACGATCCCGGCCCCGGACGCACCGACGGCGAGCACGACGACGGCGAGGGCGACGCCGGCCGCGAGCCAGACGGCCACGCGCTCGACGCCGAACGCCGCCCGAACGTAGTCGCTCACTCCCATCGCTTCGGGAGTCACGAGGGAGCGTCTTGAATCGGTCGATGCCCGGTCGGAGCCGTCGAAGCGTCACCGCACACTCGCGTCCCCGACCCGTTCTTTTCAAGTAGCTCAATCGTCTACGGGTGGACAACGAATGAGCGAGGACTTCTACGAAGTACTCGGGGTCTCCCGGGACGCCAGCGAAGACGAAATCAAAGACGCGTACCGGAAGAAAGCACAGGAGTATCACCCCGACGTCTCCGACGACCCGAACGCCGAGGAGAAGTTCAAGAAGATACAGAAGGCAAAGGAGGTCCTCACCGACGAGGAGAAACGCCAGATGTACGATCAGGTCGGCCACGAGCGGTTCGAGCAGGCCGAGAAACACGGCGGCGTCGGCGGTGGCGGTGCCGGCGGTGCCGGTGGGAGCGGCCCGTTCGGCGGTGCCGGCGGCGGCGGTCCCTTCGGCGGTGGCGGCGGTGGCGGGATGGGCGACATCTTCGACCAGTTCTTCGGCGGCGGCCGCTCCAGCAGCGGGCCCCAGCAGGGCCAGGACCTCAAGACCTCCGTCACGGTCGATCTCGAAGAGGCCTACAGCGGCGTCGAGAAAGAGCTCACCGTCCGCCGGCCCGAGACCTGTCCAGACTGTAACGGACGGGGCCACCCGCCCGACAGCGACTCCCGGACCTGTCCGCAGTGTAACGGCCAGGGACAGCAGACGACCGTCCAGCAGACGCCGATGGGGCGCGTCCAGCAGACACAGACCTGCCGGCGCTGTGAGGGCGACGGGACGCTGTACGACGAGACCTGCTCGACCTGTCGCGGCGACGGAACGGTCCGCAACCAGGCGACGCTGACCGTCGAGGTCCCGGCCGGCATCCAGGACGGCCAGACTCTCCGGATGAACGGCGAGGGCGCGCCCGGCGACCGGGGCGCGCGCAACGGCGACCTCCTGATCGAGGTGTCGGTCCGTGACCACCCCGACTTCGACCGCGACGGCGCAGATCTTCACTAC
Above is a genomic segment from Halomicrobium sp. LC1Hm containing:
- a CDS encoding type IV pilin, producing MGVSDYVRAAFGVERVAVWLAAGVALAVVVLAVGASGAGIVDPPTASFDGSYDADTHTVTITHAGGDTVSAAQLSLVVTDEAGTNVATVNWSEDGSERLAPGGTLSLDDPTIDTDGDGDYFDADRTVGFPLTAGVTVEVRWTGRPLGAAGAQTVTLDTYEVGAN
- the dnaJ gene encoding molecular chaperone DnaJ is translated as MSEDFYEVLGVSRDASEDEIKDAYRKKAQEYHPDVSDDPNAEEKFKKIQKAKEVLTDEEKRQMYDQVGHERFEQAEKHGGVGGGGAGGAGGSGPFGGAGGGGPFGGGGGGGMGDIFDQFFGGGRSSSGPQQGQDLKTSVTVDLEEAYSGVEKELTVRRPETCPDCNGRGHPPDSDSRTCPQCNGQGQQTTVQQTPMGRVQQTQTCRRCEGDGTLYDETCSTCRGDGTVRNQATLTVEVPAGIQDGQTLRMNGEGAPGDRGARNGDLLIEVSVRDHPDFDRDGADLHYHLPISFPQAVFGDTAEVETFDGTVEFDVPAGTQSGEVFRLSGKGMPRLRRRGEGDLYVEVQVVTPDELTDEQRDALKQFAEAGGEEVSVDEGFFEKLKNSL